In a genomic window of Trachemys scripta elegans isolate TJP31775 chromosome 12, CAS_Tse_1.0, whole genome shotgun sequence:
- the BHLHE23 gene encoding class E basic helix-loop-helix protein 23 — protein sequence MSVAQGAELFPGSGDLPEKAMAELKSLGSDPYLALAQSYGQSAFAYGPGRGAAESPRGYAGGGGAFHPNPLGKSAESSGEQSGDEEDAFEPAQGSPAYERDGKLKAGALGKKPKEPRSLRLSINARERRRMHDLNDALDGLRSVIPYAHSPSVRKLSKIATLLLAKNYILMQAQALEEMRRLVAYLNQGQSLSTPLPATLNPFGQSAVYPFSSTALPSCPEKCTAFPGTTSTLCKHCHDKP from the coding sequence ATGAGTGTTGCCCAGGGAGCCGAGCTCTTCCCGGGCTCCGGGGACCTCCCCGAGAAGGCGATGGCCGAGCTGAAGTCCCTGGGCAGCGACCCCTACCTGGCCCTGGCTCAGAGCTACGGCCAGTCCGCCTTCGCCTACGGCCCGGGGCGCGGCGCGGCGGAGAGCCCGCGGGGCTACGCGGGCGGCGGCGGGGCTTTCCACCCCAACCCGCTGGGCAAGTCGGCGGAGAGCAGCGGCGAGCAGAGCGGGGACGAGGAGGACGCCTTCGAGCCGGCCCAGGGGAGCCCGGCGTACGAGCGGGACGGCAAACTCAAGGCGGGCGCCCTGGGGAAGAAGCCCAAGGAGCCGCGCTCGCTGCGGCTTAGCATCAACGCCCGGGAGCGCCGGAGGATGCACGACCTGAACGACGCGCTGGACGGGCTGCGCTCGGTCATCCCCTACGCCCACAGCCCCTCGGTGAGGAAACTCTCCAAAATCGCCACCCTGCTGCTGGCCAAGAACTACATCCTCATGCAGGCGCAGGCTCTAGAGGAGATGAGGCGGCTCGTGGCCTACCTGAACCAAGGGCAGAGCCTCAGtacccctctccctgccacaCTCAACCCCTTCGGACAGTCAGCGGTGTACCCCTTCTcgagcacagccctgcccagctgcccTGAGAAATGCACTGCCTTCCCCGGGACAACCTCCACTCTCTGCAAACACTGTCATGATAAACCTTGA